A single window of Candidatus Flexicrinis affinis DNA harbors:
- a CDS encoding FHA domain-containing protein, translating into MSDRTQPLPIALLRWHDPETGDEHSTDLYEGARLTIGRAATNEICIPQHHVSRQHAQIEYQDGMFLLTDLGSANGTFLNDQLITTPTPLMAGDRIRLYTPELDFVAVTSEETTQNRISTALAAVNDSGIVGVPRLIFLSGPQKDDTVILSMEEIKIGRATHNHNWEIGIQDPSVSRPHARLARIDNAWVVYDLGSANGTQVNSVKVTEKGKVLSDGDVITFGKTMMQFRTL; encoded by the coding sequence ATGTCAGATCGCACTCAACCGCTGCCAATCGCGCTGCTGCGGTGGCACGACCCCGAAACCGGTGACGAGCACTCTACCGACCTCTATGAAGGGGCGCGGCTGACGATTGGCCGCGCAGCCACCAACGAGATCTGCATCCCACAGCATCATGTCAGCCGGCAGCACGCCCAGATCGAGTATCAGGATGGCATGTTCCTGCTGACTGACCTGGGTAGTGCTAACGGTACGTTCCTCAACGATCAGTTGATCACGACACCAACCCCGCTGATGGCTGGCGACCGGATTCGCCTCTACACGCCCGAACTCGACTTTGTCGCCGTCACGTCCGAAGAGACCACCCAAAACCGCATCTCGACGGCCTTGGCCGCCGTTAATGACAGCGGCATTGTCGGTGTTCCGCGATTGATCTTCCTAAGCGGACCGCAAAAGGACGATACGGTCATCCTCAGCATGGAGGAGATCAAGATCGGCCGTGCGACACACAATCACAATTGGGAGATCGGTATACAGGATCCGTCGGTCAGCAGGCCCCATGCGCGGCTTGCGCGTATCGACAATGCGTGGGTCGTCTACGACCTCGGCAGCGCCAACGGCACGCAAGTTAACAGCGTGAAGGTCACCGAAAAAGGCAAAGTGCTGTCGGATGGCGACGTGATCACGTTCGGCAAAACGATGATGCAGTTCCGCACGCTCTAG
- a CDS encoding NADH-quinone oxidoreductase subunit J, producing the protein MIEVYLFGAVGVLLITTAALMLLSENAVHSALFLIVNFIGVALLFLMLEAPFLALVQIAVYAGAIMVLFLFVIMLLGAEKTGRGASIRRFPWLAPLAMGLTVFFIIAVGWAMTQGQIDSRQAPPGNGVVRFVHAAPAEAIELAQAPAAEEAATSETPAEEAPAEETAADTVPTRPDVAPLPADRVFTLAVDGEVIADAFAFGDATDFIDLEPGSHTVSLANADGQEVLSAQLDVEADAVLNVVVAGETALDVIVAPQTTESGLTIINANPSPSVLEIGDLQNPLFDDSRVVNPVVTELAYGQAVEGLDYPPGFTNWIIFEAGRAEAVQEGNTAPVLFRFSEVIAPAAGADGVYVFSPDRRPDGNLRPIVTPLDLYAATPFGSPNALGEQLFVGYLLPFQLVAMLLLAAMVGVIVITYRGEHVPKPSRTTRRKVSRPLTSVIASQTGAELTSGAPQLPERSETPAGD; encoded by the coding sequence ATGATTGAAGTCTACCTGTTTGGCGCCGTTGGTGTTTTGCTGATCACCACCGCCGCGTTGATGCTCTTAAGCGAGAACGCTGTCCACAGCGCCTTGTTTTTGATTGTCAACTTTATCGGCGTTGCGCTGCTGTTTCTGATGCTCGAAGCGCCCTTCCTTGCGCTCGTTCAGATTGCGGTCTATGCCGGCGCCATTATGGTGTTGTTCTTGTTCGTCATTATGCTGCTCGGTGCTGAGAAAACGGGCCGCGGCGCATCTATACGACGGTTCCCATGGTTGGCCCCACTTGCGATGGGGCTGACCGTTTTCTTCATCATTGCTGTCGGCTGGGCGATGACGCAGGGGCAGATCGACAGTCGGCAAGCGCCGCCGGGCAATGGCGTCGTGCGCTTCGTGCATGCCGCCCCGGCAGAAGCGATCGAACTGGCACAAGCGCCAGCAGCCGAAGAAGCCGCCACTAGCGAGACGCCTGCCGAAGAAGCACCGGCTGAAGAGACCGCCGCCGACACCGTACCGACCCGTCCTGATGTCGCCCCGCTGCCGGCCGACCGTGTGTTCACGCTCGCCGTGGACGGTGAGGTTATTGCGGATGCGTTCGCCTTTGGCGACGCCACCGACTTTATCGACCTCGAACCGGGGTCCCATACGGTGAGTTTGGCGAACGCCGACGGACAAGAGGTACTTTCCGCACAGCTCGATGTCGAAGCCGACGCGGTGCTGAATGTCGTTGTTGCCGGCGAGACGGCGTTAGACGTTATCGTCGCGCCACAGACCACTGAATCCGGCTTGACGATCATCAACGCCAATCCGTCTCCAAGTGTTTTGGAGATTGGCGATTTGCAGAACCCGCTGTTTGACGACAGTCGCGTCGTCAACCCGGTCGTCACGGAACTCGCTTACGGTCAGGCGGTGGAAGGACTGGATTACCCGCCGGGCTTCACCAACTGGATCATCTTCGAGGCGGGGCGCGCGGAAGCCGTTCAAGAAGGCAACACTGCGCCGGTGCTGTTCCGCTTCTCGGAAGTGATCGCACCGGCGGCGGGTGCTGACGGTGTGTATGTGTTTTCGCCGGATCGCCGGCCAGACGGCAACTTGCGCCCGATCGTGACCCCGCTCGATTTGTACGCCGCGACGCCGTTCGGTTCACCGAATGCGCTGGGCGAGCAGTTGTTCGTCGGGTATTTGCTGCCGTTCCAGTTGGTCGCGATGCTGCTGCTGGCAGCGATGGTCGGCGTTATCGTGATTACGTATCGCGGCGAGCACGTTCCGAAGCCGTCGCGCACGACACGCCGTAAGGTGAGCCGTCCGCTCACCAGTGTGATTGCGAGCCAAACCGGGGCCGAGCTGACAAGCGGCGCCCCGCAGCTTCCGGAACGTTCGGAGACTCCGGCTGGCGATTAG
- a CDS encoding DUF1295 domain-containing protein, producing MDFVAVWLGGLAGIAILMTFAWLLSLRLNDASIVDIFWGMCFMTAAVVYAASTPAGDPTRKALSLIAVLVWGARLSLHIGVRNWGKPEDYRYAAWRKQYGDAWWWRSALQVFALQGVLAWLISLPIAAAQFSATPTGLLDAVAMVVWAVGFLFEAVGDAQLSAFRRNPANKGKVMQAGLWRYTRHPNYFGDAVQWWGQYGLALAAGGWWTIPAPILMTYLLLRVSGVAMLERTISDRRPEYAEYIRRTSAFIPRPPRP from the coding sequence ATGGACTTTGTTGCGGTTTGGTTAGGCGGGTTGGCTGGCATCGCAATACTCATGACTTTCGCATGGCTGTTGAGCCTGCGGCTCAACGATGCAAGTATTGTCGATATCTTCTGGGGAATGTGTTTTATGACGGCCGCGGTGGTTTATGCCGCCAGCACGCCCGCTGGCGACCCGACCCGCAAGGCGCTGTCGCTGATCGCCGTACTGGTGTGGGGCGCGCGCCTCAGCCTGCACATCGGCGTGCGCAACTGGGGTAAGCCGGAAGACTATCGCTACGCGGCGTGGCGGAAGCAGTACGGTGATGCGTGGTGGTGGCGCAGCGCACTCCAAGTATTCGCGCTGCAAGGCGTGTTGGCGTGGCTGATCAGCCTGCCGATCGCGGCGGCGCAGTTCAGCGCCACGCCGACGGGTCTGCTCGACGCCGTCGCAATGGTCGTCTGGGCGGTCGGATTTCTGTTCGAGGCCGTTGGCGATGCACAGTTGTCGGCGTTTCGACGCAACCCGGCCAACAAGGGGAAGGTCATGCAGGCTGGCCTCTGGCGCTACACGCGCCATCCGAACTACTTCGGCGATGCGGTGCAGTGGTGGGGGCAGTATGGACTGGCGCTTGCGGCCGGCGGCTGGTGGACGATTCCTGCGCCGATCTTGATGACGTACCTGTTGCTGCGCGTGTCCGGCGTGGCGATGCTTGAGCGGACGATCAGCGACCGCAGGCCAGAGTATGCCGAGTACATTCGCCGGACTTCCGCGTTTATCCCGCGGCCGCCGCGGCCGTAA
- the nuoK gene encoding NADH-quinone oxidoreductase subunit NuoK, with protein sequence MVPTEAYVILSMVLFAMGTMGVLLRRNAIVVFMSVELMLNSANIALVAFSRQWGQADGHLFTFFVMTVAAAEVAVGLALIVAIFRTKQSINIDELHLMEG encoded by the coding sequence ATGGTACCAACTGAGGCATACGTCATCCTAAGCATGGTCCTGTTCGCGATGGGCACCATGGGCGTGCTCCTGCGGCGCAACGCGATCGTCGTGTTCATGTCGGTCGAATTGATGCTCAACAGCGCCAATATCGCGCTCGTGGCGTTCAGCCGCCAGTGGGGGCAAGCAGACGGTCACCTGTTTACATTCTTCGTGATGACCGTCGCCGCTGCCGAGGTCGCGGTTGGCCTAGCGCTGATCGTAGCGATTTTCCGCACCAAGCAGAGCATCAACATCGATGAACTGCACCTGATGGAAGGTTAA
- a CDS encoding class I SAM-dependent RNA methyltransferase, with translation MTQHPSSEIITVDLTAMANGGRALGRVDGQVVFVPYTIPGERVEARVVDSRGRALFAEGVTLLDASADRVYPECPHFGPGRCGRCQWQHIQYDAQLLLKQDVLADQLMRIGEMDEATLERTLRPIIRSPSEWQYASSLSFTITPDGLALPSLDNDRQVVIETCLILHPELQEVLSKVQFEPDAKIERVRLVRGTEGAPMMVLSVIDEADAPELELDFTASVNLILPDLTPVNLIGDLHVTVMVNERPYRVTAGSAIRANYEQLDALVDAVEAGLALQGGEFVLELYCGVGLFAACAAKLGAQVTAVESYPSAAADAAQNTADLGVTVIQDTVENVLQSSAASTPDAVIVDPPSDGLSLTVMDSLGQQLRPRRIVYVSSDAATLGRDIKRLVRYGYAVDSVQPIDLSPQTYYLDSVVTLVRD, from the coding sequence GTGACCCAACACCCAAGCAGCGAAATCATCACGGTTGATTTGACGGCGATGGCCAACGGCGGGCGCGCGCTCGGCCGCGTGGACGGGCAGGTCGTGTTCGTACCGTATACGATCCCGGGTGAGCGTGTCGAGGCTCGAGTTGTCGACTCGCGAGGTCGCGCGCTCTTCGCCGAAGGCGTCACCCTACTCGACGCCAGCGCCGACCGCGTGTACCCGGAGTGTCCGCACTTCGGGCCGGGCCGCTGCGGGCGATGCCAGTGGCAGCACATTCAGTATGATGCGCAGCTGCTGCTCAAGCAGGACGTGCTGGCCGACCAGCTCATGCGGATCGGCGAAATGGACGAGGCGACTCTTGAGCGGACGCTGAGGCCGATCATCCGCAGCCCATCGGAGTGGCAGTACGCCAGTTCGTTGAGCTTCACCATCACCCCGGACGGCCTCGCCCTGCCCTCGCTCGACAACGATCGCCAAGTCGTCATCGAGACGTGCCTCATCTTGCACCCCGAACTGCAAGAGGTTCTCAGCAAGGTTCAGTTCGAACCTGATGCAAAGATCGAGCGCGTTCGGCTTGTGCGTGGCACCGAAGGCGCACCGATGATGGTGCTCTCGGTGATTGACGAGGCAGACGCCCCTGAGCTGGAGCTCGATTTCACCGCAAGCGTCAACCTGATCCTGCCAGACCTGACGCCGGTCAACTTGATCGGGGATCTGCACGTGACGGTCATGGTCAATGAGCGGCCGTATCGGGTCACCGCGGGTAGCGCGATACGCGCGAACTACGAACAGCTTGACGCGCTGGTTGACGCGGTAGAGGCCGGCTTGGCGCTGCAAGGCGGGGAGTTCGTGCTGGAATTGTACTGCGGTGTCGGTCTGTTTGCTGCCTGCGCGGCCAAGCTCGGCGCGCAGGTTACGGCAGTAGAGAGCTATCCATCCGCAGCCGCGGATGCAGCGCAGAATACAGCCGATCTGGGGGTTACGGTCATCCAGGACACGGTGGAAAACGTGCTCCAGTCCTCGGCAGCGTCAACGCCTGACGCCGTGATCGTCGATCCGCCGTCGGATGGTCTCAGCCTCACCGTCATGGATTCCCTCGGCCAGCAGTTGCGACCGCGCCGGATTGTGTACGTCAGCAGCGACGCAGCGACGCTAGGCCGTGACATCAAGCGCCTTGTCCGGTACGGATACGCCGTCGATTCGGTTCAGCCCATCGACCTATCGCCACAGACCTACTATCTGGACAGTGTGGTAACGCTGGTACGCGACTGA
- the pstB gene encoding phosphate ABC transporter ATP-binding protein, whose translation MPSSTNDAAIEIRDAEFFYGSYRAVHVSGLEITKNRITAFIGPSGCGKSTVLRAINRMNDLVPGARVTGEIRFNGRNLYGSDIDPVEVRRRIGMVFQKPNPFPKSIYDNVAYGPRLLGVRDKAHLDEIVETSLKGAALWDEVKNDLKKSGMALSGGQQQRLCIARTIAIEPEIILMDEPCSALDPISTQRIEELMRELQQEYTIIIVTHNMQQAQRVSDFTAFYSIRSQDLGGGKDTRWGELVEYEQTDTLFSRPAQKETADYISGRFG comes from the coding sequence ATGCCGAGTTCCACCAACGATGCCGCCATCGAGATCAGGGACGCCGAATTCTTCTACGGCTCGTATCGCGCTGTGCACGTCTCAGGCCTAGAGATAACGAAGAACAGGATTACGGCCTTCATCGGACCGTCAGGCTGCGGCAAGTCGACCGTGCTTCGCGCCATCAATCGGATGAACGACCTCGTACCGGGTGCGCGCGTCACCGGCGAAATCCGGTTCAACGGGCGCAACCTGTACGGGTCCGACATCGACCCAGTCGAGGTTCGTCGACGCATCGGCATGGTGTTCCAGAAGCCTAACCCGTTCCCCAAGTCGATCTATGACAACGTGGCGTACGGTCCGCGGTTGCTCGGCGTGCGCGACAAGGCGCATCTCGACGAAATCGTCGAGACATCGCTAAAAGGCGCTGCGCTCTGGGACGAAGTCAAGAACGACCTCAAGAAATCAGGCATGGCATTGTCGGGCGGACAGCAGCAGCGGTTGTGTATTGCGCGGACCATCGCAATCGAGCCGGAGATCATCTTGATGGACGAGCCGTGCTCGGCGCTCGACCCGATCTCCACGCAGCGCATCGAAGAGCTGATGCGAGAGCTGCAGCAGGAGTACACGATCATCATCGTGACGCACAACATGCAGCAGGCGCAGCGTGTCTCCGACTTCACCGCGTTCTACAGCATCCGCAGTCAAGACTTGGGCGGCGGCAAGGATACGCGGTGGGGCGAGTTGGTCGAATACGAACAGACCGACACGCTGTTCAGCCGGCCCGCGCAGAAAGAGACCGCCGATTACATTTCCGGCCGCTTCGGTTAA
- a CDS encoding NADH-quinone oxidoreductase subunit M, translated as MDVTGLSLVTVVLFLPMVGFSILLFMNESTQRQAIKWTAFGFTIATLLGAVLLWSQFDSSNPGLQFVQRNDWLPTFGVSYYVGIDGVSLILVLLTAFIMPLAVLASHVSHIFEERGREKLYYMFMLLLEWAMLGVFVVQDLVVFYVFWEVTLVPMYFLVGIWGGENRVYAAIKFFLYTMAGSILMLLAILYVGSQAGTFALPEITAAVQSGALTFPFDGLLSPQSFLFLGFFIAFAIKVPIFPFHSWLPDAHVQAPTAGSVILAGVLLKMGTYGFIRFCIPMFPEASVEWAPIIGLLGVIGIIYGAWVSYAQTDIKKLVAYSSVSHMGFVVIGIFALNAQGLQGATIQMVNHGISTGGLFLLVGMLYERRHTKAIDAFGGIWKALPLFGAISLVITLSSMGLPGLNGFIGEFTILLGTFGSSVLGFGFALFATLGVILAAVYMLYMFQKVYLGELDKEENKNLPKLVWQEIAVLVPVLVMIFWIGVQPAVWFTMLDASTNSVVATVSPFLQQVAHIAPAVAMLP; from the coding sequence ATGGATGTGACAGGGCTTTCGCTCGTAACGGTGGTGCTGTTTCTCCCCATGGTGGGGTTCAGCATCCTGCTCTTTATGAACGAGTCGACGCAGCGCCAGGCGATCAAATGGACGGCGTTCGGCTTTACGATTGCCACCCTCCTTGGTGCCGTCTTGCTGTGGTCGCAGTTTGACTCGTCGAACCCCGGCCTCCAGTTCGTTCAGCGCAACGATTGGCTACCGACCTTCGGCGTCAGCTACTACGTCGGCATCGACGGGGTGAGCTTGATCCTCGTGCTGCTGACGGCGTTCATCATGCCGTTGGCGGTGCTGGCGAGCCATGTCAGCCACATCTTCGAAGAGCGCGGCCGCGAGAAGCTGTACTACATGTTCATGCTGCTGCTCGAATGGGCGATGCTGGGCGTGTTCGTGGTGCAGGACCTTGTGGTGTTCTACGTGTTCTGGGAAGTCACGCTGGTGCCGATGTACTTCCTCGTCGGAATCTGGGGCGGTGAAAACCGCGTCTACGCGGCGATCAAGTTCTTCCTGTACACGATGGCCGGCTCGATCCTTATGCTGTTGGCGATCCTGTACGTCGGCAGTCAGGCCGGCACGTTCGCGCTGCCGGAAATCACGGCTGCAGTTCAATCCGGTGCCCTGACCTTCCCGTTCGACGGCCTGCTCAGCCCGCAGTCGTTCCTGTTCCTCGGCTTCTTCATCGCCTTTGCGATCAAGGTGCCTATCTTCCCGTTCCACTCGTGGCTGCCAGATGCGCATGTGCAAGCGCCGACCGCGGGTTCGGTCATCCTGGCCGGCGTTCTGCTAAAGATGGGAACGTACGGCTTCATCCGCTTCTGCATCCCGATGTTCCCTGAAGCGTCGGTCGAGTGGGCGCCAATCATCGGCCTCTTGGGCGTGATCGGCATCATCTACGGCGCGTGGGTCAGCTACGCGCAAACCGACATCAAGAAGCTGGTCGCCTACTCCTCGGTCAGCCACATGGGTTTCGTGGTGATCGGCATCTTCGCGCTTAACGCGCAGGGTCTGCAGGGCGCGACGATCCAGATGGTCAACCACGGTATCAGCACCGGCGGCTTGTTCTTGCTCGTCGGCATGCTGTACGAGCGCCGTCACACCAAGGCGATCGACGCATTCGGGGGCATCTGGAAGGCGCTGCCGCTGTTCGGCGCAATCAGCCTTGTGATTACCCTAAGCTCGATGGGTTTGCCCGGCTTGAACGGGTTCATCGGCGAGTTCACGATCCTACTAGGCACGTTCGGAAGCTCGGTGCTTGGCTTCGGCTTCGCGCTGTTCGCCACGCTCGGCGTGATCCTCGCCGCGGTCTACATGCTGTACATGTTCCAGAAGGTGTATCTGGGCGAGCTGGACAAGGAAGAGAACAAGAACCTTCCTAAGCTGGTGTGGCAGGAGATCGCCGTACTGGTCCCGGTACTCGTCATGATCTTCTGGATCGGCGTGCAGCCCGCCGTATGGTTCACCATGCTTGACGCTTCGACCAACAGCGTAGTCGCGACGGTCAGCCCGTTCCTGCAGCAGGTTGCGCACATCGCGCCTGCTGTCGCAATGCTTCCGTAA
- the nuoI gene encoding NADH-quinone oxidoreductase subunit NuoI: MNVIRGFATTFKHLLEEPTTFNYPEQVRPFQERFKGRHHLRRYENGLEKCIGCALCAAACPADAIWVEAAENTDEERYSPGERYAKTYEINMLRCIFCGYCEDACPTQAIELGHEHRMSYTDRRDAIYTKQMLIDPVPEGGRETPQEVEPGAYNRSIPDMENPL; encoded by the coding sequence ATGAATGTAATTCGCGGGTTTGCCACGACATTCAAACACCTGCTCGAAGAGCCGACGACGTTTAATTATCCGGAGCAGGTGCGCCCGTTTCAGGAGCGCTTCAAGGGGCGTCATCACCTGCGCCGCTACGAGAACGGCCTCGAGAAGTGCATCGGCTGTGCGTTGTGCGCAGCAGCCTGCCCGGCCGATGCGATTTGGGTTGAGGCGGCCGAGAATACCGACGAGGAGCGTTACAGCCCCGGCGAACGGTATGCCAAGACCTACGAGATCAACATGCTGCGCTGCATCTTCTGCGGTTACTGCGAGGATGCCTGCCCGACTCAGGCGATCGAGCTGGGCCACGAGCACCGTATGAGCTACACCGATCGCCGCGATGCGATCTACACCAAGCAGATGCTGATCGACCCGGTTCCGGAGGGCGGCCGCGAAACGCCGCAGGAGGTCGAGCCCGGCGCGTACAATCGCTCGATTCCGGACATGGAGAACCCGCTCTAA
- a CDS encoding NADH-quinone oxidoreductase subunit N has translation MDIPSFADLNLGVTLPAVFLALGTTVLLLIDVFLPKERRHLTAWFALAGVLVSFVLTLLNFGSGETALAGMFVADSFTGFMNLIALTAAAITILLSIDYLKRTGNARGEFYSLLLLSTAGAMFMASANDLIVVFVSLELLSIPLYIMAAFRLNNAKSEESGMKYFILGAFASAFLVYGSALIYGATGTTNLPEILASVSGIVAEGSNAIFYLVIGAALIVVGLGFKVAVVPFHMWTPDVYEGAPTPVTAFMSVGAKIGGFAALLRVLVTALPLLVAGQAAEPIWQNTIMIVAALTLIVGNFVALSQSNIKRMLAYSSIAHAGYILMAVAAAANPATADSATRGALVYLLAYTFTNLGAFAIALAIEKNDGTGTDLKDFVGLARSKPVLAAIMAVFMFSLTGIPLTAGFTGKWFVFQATMEAELIPLAVVGVLTSVVSAFYYVRIIVNMYLSDGEGDEAAGATPLVNWAVYISFAGTLLLGLFPVLATNLTQSVTLLASTVP, from the coding sequence ATGGATATTCCAAGCTTTGCCGACCTGAATCTGGGCGTCACCCTGCCCGCGGTCTTCCTCGCGCTGGGGACGACTGTCCTGCTGCTGATCGACGTATTCCTGCCCAAGGAGCGCCGTCACCTGACGGCGTGGTTCGCGCTGGCAGGTGTGCTAGTCAGCTTCGTGCTCACGCTGCTGAACTTCGGCAGCGGTGAGACGGCGTTGGCGGGGATGTTCGTCGCGGATTCCTTTACCGGCTTTATGAACTTGATCGCGCTGACCGCCGCTGCGATCACGATCCTGCTCAGCATCGACTACCTGAAGCGCACAGGCAACGCGCGCGGCGAGTTCTACTCGCTGCTGCTGCTGAGTACGGCCGGCGCCATGTTTATGGCGAGCGCCAACGACCTGATCGTCGTATTCGTCTCGCTTGAGCTGCTCTCGATCCCCCTGTACATCATGGCGGCGTTCCGGCTCAACAACGCCAAGAGCGAAGAGTCGGGCATGAAGTACTTCATCCTCGGCGCCTTTGCGAGTGCGTTCCTTGTGTACGGTTCCGCCCTGATTTACGGCGCGACCGGCACCACGAACCTGCCGGAAATTCTTGCGTCCGTTTCCGGGATCGTGGCGGAAGGCAGCAATGCCATCTTCTACCTCGTCATCGGCGCGGCGCTGATCGTGGTCGGACTAGGCTTCAAGGTGGCCGTCGTCCCGTTCCACATGTGGACGCCAGACGTGTATGAAGGCGCCCCGACGCCTGTCACCGCGTTTATGAGTGTCGGCGCGAAGATCGGCGGCTTTGCGGCGCTGCTGCGCGTACTAGTGACGGCACTGCCGCTGCTGGTCGCCGGTCAGGCCGCCGAGCCGATCTGGCAGAACACGATCATGATCGTCGCCGCCTTGACGCTGATCGTCGGAAACTTCGTCGCGCTGTCGCAAAGCAACATCAAGCGCATGCTGGCATATTCCTCGATCGCGCACGCGGGCTACATCCTGATGGCTGTTGCGGCGGCGGCAAACCCCGCCACGGCCGACTCCGCGACTCGCGGCGCGCTGGTCTACCTGCTGGCGTATACGTTCACCAACCTCGGCGCATTCGCGATTGCGTTGGCGATCGAGAAGAACGACGGCACCGGCACCGACCTCAAAGACTTCGTCGGTCTTGCCCGCAGCAAACCTGTACTGGCGGCGATCATGGCCGTCTTCATGTTCAGCCTGACGGGCATCCCGCTAACGGCCGGCTTCACCGGCAAGTGGTTCGTCTTCCAAGCGACGATGGAGGCGGAGTTGATCCCGCTGGCGGTTGTCGGCGTGCTGACGAGTGTCGTGAGCGCGTTCTACTACGTGCGCATCATCGTTAACATGTACCTCAGCGATGGCGAGGGCGATGAGGCCGCAGGCGCGACTCCGTTGGTCAATTGGGCGGTGTATATCTCGTTTGCCGGCACGCTGCTGCTCGGGCTGTTCCCGGTCCTCGCGACCAACCTGACTCAGTCGGTTACGCTGTTGGCTAGCACGGTACCGTAG
- the pstA gene encoding phosphate ABC transporter permease PstA: protein MQRIYFATLVVSIVVLALLLLNVVNQAFGLVAQRYAVDPDTLAERPLAELSSPQLAAVLLENIPRRLLVIVRDNLYRGDPAAFTGLTLGESIDGEVPEAYRESLPTQLPEAERNQAFTELLGLNLDEDVLRAIIDAEIVKTEIDKGWPLHESLFNRAAIEHEVSENYPDSELVFKSWLDTRFITSQLSSRPVETGIRQAIMGTAWLLFLTVLISFPLGVGAAIYLEEYATENWFNRIIETNIRNLAGVPSIIYGMLGLTIFVRTLEGVTSGRSITSGALTISLLILPVIIINAREALRAVPSTIREASYGLGATRWQTISRQVFPSALPGILTGTILGLSRAIGETAPLFGIATTFINTDPTGPGSRFTVLPMQIYSWTGQPDELFRFNASAAIIVLMVLLLTMNSVAIYLRNRAVNQRV, encoded by the coding sequence ATGCAGCGGATCTACTTCGCTACGCTGGTTGTCTCGATCGTGGTCCTTGCGCTGCTGCTGCTGAACGTCGTTAATCAAGCGTTCGGGCTGGTGGCGCAGCGATACGCAGTCGACCCGGATACGTTGGCCGAGCGTCCGCTCGCCGAGCTGTCGTCGCCACAACTGGCGGCCGTGCTGCTTGAGAACATTCCGCGTCGCCTGCTCGTGATCGTGCGCGACAACCTGTACAGGGGTGATCCGGCGGCGTTCACCGGCCTGACGTTGGGGGAGAGCATCGACGGCGAGGTACCGGAAGCGTATCGCGAGTCACTGCCGACGCAGCTTCCCGAAGCGGAACGCAACCAAGCTTTCACCGAACTGCTCGGTCTCAACCTGGACGAAGACGTCCTGCGTGCGATCATCGATGCGGAAATTGTGAAAACCGAGATCGACAAGGGTTGGCCGCTGCACGAAAGCCTGTTCAACCGGGCGGCGATCGAACATGAGGTATCGGAGAACTACCCGGACTCGGAACTCGTCTTCAAGTCATGGTTGGATACCCGGTTCATCACCTCGCAGCTCTCGTCGCGCCCAGTTGAGACAGGCATTCGCCAGGCGATCATGGGTACCGCGTGGCTCCTTTTCCTGACCGTCTTGATCTCATTTCCGCTAGGCGTCGGCGCGGCGATCTATCTGGAAGAATACGCGACCGAAAACTGGTTCAACCGAATCATCGAAACGAACATCCGTAATCTGGCCGGTGTGCCGTCGATCATATACGGCATGTTGGGCCTGACCATCTTCGTCCGGACGCTCGAGGGCGTGACCAGCGGCCGCAGCATCACGTCGGGCGCTTTGACGATATCGCTGCTGATTCTGCCGGTCATCATCATCAATGCACGCGAAGCACTGCGCGCTGTTCCGTCCACCATTCGCGAGGCGTCATACGGCCTCGGCGCAACCCGCTGGCAAACTATTTCACGGCAGGTATTTCCGTCGGCTCTCCCGGGCATCCTGACCGGCACGATCTTGGGCCTCTCCCGCGCCATTGGCGAAACCGCGCCGCTGTTCGGGATCGCCACGACGTTCATCAACACCGACCCAACCGGCCCCGGCTCACGCTTCACCGTCCTGCCGATGCAAATCTACTCGTGGACAGGGCAGCCCGACGAGCTGTTTCGCTTCAACGCCAGTGCCGCCATCATCGTGCTGATGGTGCTGCTGCTTACCATGAACTCCGTTGCCATTTATCTGCGCAACCGCGCTGTGAATCAGAGGGTCTAG